A genomic segment from Ptychodera flava strain L36383 chromosome 19, AS_Pfla_20210202, whole genome shotgun sequence encodes:
- the LOC139118502 gene encoding uncharacterized protein isoform X3, translated as MGKKYAKTSRKERYKALSRVGRAAKRRRICYTEGNPPSTDVAAEPSEEGTTTRPDKSQPSSQSSTFSANVDVLSTQSGQETSEEEPKPSTSKAGTDISGTCRSKQIHFDPPDVDTMGIQSSDPISGGAETTDFSSDTEYFPLPNKRHLLYRPIVLHVDTAVPKAVPVDDCFYVGQSSCISDFMENINRTSHCRTDGCSGILILVKVTTAGLGGSLKIDYSCNGCTGRNISFDNSMYIEDK; from the exons ATGGGcaagaaatatgcaaaaacGAGCAGAAAGGAACGTTACAAAGCTCTGTCGAGGGTTGGACGTGCAGCAAAACGGCGAAGAATATGCTACACGGAAGGAAATCCACCAAGCACGGACGTTGCAGCTGAGCCGAGCGAAGAAGGGACGACAACACGGCCCGACAAAAGTCAACCTAGTAGCCAAAGTTCTACTTTCAGCGCCAATGTTGACGTCTTGTCAACACAATCAGGCCAGGAAACTAGCGAGGAGGAGCCTAAACCGTCTACCAGTAAAGCTGGTACTGACATTTCGGGTACGTGTCGATCAAAGCAAATACACTTTGATCCCCCGGACGTGGACACAATGGGCATTCAAAGCAGCGATCCTATCTCGGGTGGTGCTGAGACTACCGATTTCTCGAGTGACACCGAGTATTTCCCTTTGCCAAACAAGCGTCATTTGCTGTATCGTCCCATCGTTTTACATGTGG aCACGGCAGTACCAAAAGCAGTTCCTGTGGATGATTGTTTCTATGTGGGTCAGTCCAGCTGTATATCAGATTTCATGGAGAACATCAACCGCACCAGCCATTGCAGGACAGATGGATGTAGTG GTATACTGATTCTGGTGAAAGTTACAACGGCTGGCTTAGGTGgaagtttgaaaattgactacTCTTGCAATGGTTGCACTGGAAGAAACATTTCCTTTGACAACTCCATGTACATAGAAG acaagtga
- the LOC139118502 gene encoding uncharacterized protein isoform X2, which yields MGKKYAKTSRKERYKALSRVGRAAKRRRICYTEGNPPSTDVAAEPSEEGTTTRPDKSQPSSQSSTFSANVDVLSTQSGQETSEEEPKPSTSKAGTDISGTCRSKQIHFDPPDVDTMGIQSSDPISGGAETTDFSSDTEYFPLPNKRHLLYRPIVLHVDTAVPKAVPVDDCFYVGQSSCISDFMENINRTSHCRTDGCSGILILVKVTTAGLGGSLKIDYSCNGCTGRNISFDNSMYIEGTRRTVVSLALHLAHFIGGNHFSDISTVRV from the exons ATGGGcaagaaatatgcaaaaacGAGCAGAAAGGAACGTTACAAAGCTCTGTCGAGGGTTGGACGTGCAGCAAAACGGCGAAGAATATGCTACACGGAAGGAAATCCACCAAGCACGGACGTTGCAGCTGAGCCGAGCGAAGAAGGGACGACAACACGGCCCGACAAAAGTCAACCTAGTAGCCAAAGTTCTACTTTCAGCGCCAATGTTGACGTCTTGTCAACACAATCAGGCCAGGAAACTAGCGAGGAGGAGCCTAAACCGTCTACCAGTAAAGCTGGTACTGACATTTCGGGTACGTGTCGATCAAAGCAAATACACTTTGATCCCCCGGACGTGGACACAATGGGCATTCAAAGCAGCGATCCTATCTCGGGTGGTGCTGAGACTACCGATTTCTCGAGTGACACCGAGTATTTCCCTTTGCCAAACAAGCGTCATTTGCTGTATCGTCCCATCGTTTTACATGTGG aCACGGCAGTACCAAAAGCAGTTCCTGTGGATGATTGTTTCTATGTGGGTCAGTCCAGCTGTATATCAGATTTCATGGAGAACATCAACCGCACCAGCCATTGCAGGACAGATGGATGTAGTG GTATACTGATTCTGGTGAAAGTTACAACGGCTGGCTTAGGTGgaagtttgaaaattgactacTCTTGCAATGGTTGCACTGGAAGAAACATTTCCTTTGACAACTCCATGTACATAGAAGGTACCCGTCGGACAGTTGTTTCGTTGGCGCTACACTTAGCCCACTTCATTGGTGGTAACCATTTCAGTGACATTAGTACGGTAAGAGTTTAG
- the LOC139118502 gene encoding uncharacterized protein isoform X1, whose translation MKTLPQTQIGSWQQAVTTSDGAWLTRGSFSKNFTFTVRNFMNNSLLYYLHLCQRGNDDIDDTLYPRTSKSAEGYAAEKCFQQAKQEKMNVEVNWQDNDSSSIKSFKNVYQGENNKVMFCGGHVTRAHTNQLNKLAAMKSASAAFISRHKAEYPKLEKIECTCQKRHFPNCGCLSEKFVRQARINHSCAIVEAGHTKNPQTYRDILLQLGKYHSRNVHVWKGGNCVFHPLNVCSCGTCDEKSDPTCKGKPYSSKSSLSCEFHALLYEIELNERAKMADKIIHPDLGKGHSNFPEASHCVWSKFRSKNSNIQRLHYIVSTNLELLQSNMSWFIAKKGLTYHWLLELYSRLSLLFYQVYRKLA comes from the coding sequence ATGAAAACCCTTCCACAAACACAAATTGGTAGTTGGCAGCAAGCCGTGACTACTTCAGATGGGGCATGGCTCACAAGAGGTAGCTTCAGTAAGAACTTTACATTTACGGTGAGGAACTTTATGAACAACTCTTTGTTATATTACTTGCATTTATGTCAGAGAGGgaatgatgacattgatgacACTCTGTACCCAAGGACATCCAAATCAGCTGAAGGCTATGCTGCTGAGAAATGCTTCCAGCAAGCCAAGCAAGAGAAAATGAATGTAGAGGTCAATTGGCAGGACAATGATTCTAGTAGtataaaatcatttaaaaatgtATATCAAGGTGAAAATAACAAAGTTATGTTCTGTGGTGGCCATGTGACAAGAGCCCACACAAATCAACTCAATAAATTGGCCGCAATGAAGTCTGCATCAGCAGCATTTATTTCACGTCACAAGGCTGAATATCCTAAACTTGAGAAAATTGAATGTACCTGCCAAAAACGGCACTTCCCAAATTGTGGATGTCTATCAGAAAAATTTGTGAGACAGGCAAGAATTAACCATTCTTGTGCAATCGTAGAGGCTGGCCATACTAAAAATCCTCAAACATACagagatattttattacaactcGGAAAATACCACTCAAGAAATGTGCATGTTTGGAAGGGTGGTAACTGTGTATTCCATCCACTGAATGTTTGTTCATGTGGTACATGTGATGAAAAAAGTGACCCAACTTGTAAAGGTAAACCGTATTCTTCAAAGTCATCACTGTCATGCGAGTTCCATGCACTGTTATATGAAATTGAGTTGAATGAAAGGGCAAAGATGGCTGACAAGATTATCCACCCTGATCTTGGCAAAGGGCATTCCAATTTTCCTGAAGCATCCCATTGTGTGTGGAGCAAGTTTAGATCAAAGAATTCAAATATTCAACGCCTTCATTACATTGTCAGTACAAATTTGGAACTTTTGCAGTCTAACATGTCTTGGTTCATTGCCAAAAAGGGCTTGACTTATCACTGGCTTCTTGAGCTCTACAGTCGACTATCACTCCTATTTTATCAAGTATACAGGAAGCTTGCATGA